The genomic stretch AGGGCCCACGAGAACCGGCGCGTACTGTCGTAGCTTCTGACAGTACGCGCCGGTTTCGTCGTTTATGCCCCTCTCTCGGCACCTGCTGGCAGGCCCCACGCCGCTGTCTGACGGCGAACGTTGTACCCATGTTGTACCGGAGGCCTCTCCCGCCTTTGCGCAGGCCACGACGGGACTGGACGACTGGACGGTGGACTTTGTGGACTTTGCTGGCGGAGGCGTCTGAGCCGTGGCCGTCCCGACCGGCGCCCCGGTGCCGACGCTGTTCTTCGACCGGGAGACGGAGACCGGCGCCACGCTCCCGCACCGGACGACCCTGACGGTTCACCCTCATCTCATCCTCTCCCGCGCCGTCGCCCGCGCCGCGTGGGCACACGCCGCCGAGGCCGTCGAGTCGGCCCGCGCCGCCCTGGCCGACGCGCTCGGCGCGATGGACGCCGCCCGCGCCCTCGGGTCGGGCGACTTCGCGCCGGACGGGGAGGCCGCGGCCATCGAGGCGGAGCCGCCCGCGTCGGCCTTCCTCCAGACGTACGGCCCGCGCTCCACGGTCAACGTCTTCCGAGGCGACGACTAGGCCCCGCCTCCGGTGGACGATCCGCGCCCCCGTCCGCTTCGGCTGGCGGGGGCGCTAGCTTGGCTGCCTACTTCGCCGCCGACTGTGCTAGAGATTCTTCTCGTCCTGCTCTCGCTGGTGCTGTTCTTCATCGCCCCCCTCGTGTACGTGTTCGGCTCGTCGTGGCGGGAGGAGAGGCGGTGGCAGCGAATCCGGAAGGAAGCAGGATTGCCGCCGGAGGACCCCGCGCCCTACTTCGGCTACGACGACGAGCGGCCCGAGACGGAGGATGAGAGGGTCGTTCGCCTGCTCATGACCGACGCTCCGCCGAGGCCAAGACAGGACCCTCGCGATGACTACTCCTTCGAGCCCGACGACGACATCCCCTACTAACGCGCGCAGTGCGCGCGAAGCGTCGTCCACGATGAGCCCGGCACCCGGGAGGGGGGAGGATCTGCTACGCCAGTTCCTCCTGCGCTACGACCGGGAGACGACGCAGACCACCTACCGATCTGCGCTCACCCGCTTCTTTGGGACGGATCTGGTGACGCTCGACACGGCCCGGCGTGTCACCTCGGTGGACGTGAACCGCTACATCGAGGCCCTGGAGGAGCACGGCCTCGCCCTGTCGTCCATCCGGGGGACGCTCTCCGTGCTCCGGTCCTTCTACGGCTGGCTCGCCGCCCAAGGGCTGGTCCAGCGCAACCCGGCCGACCGGATGCTGGTCCGGCGCATCCCGCGCACCGACTGGCGCGAGCGTCCCATCCACGTCCTGACGCTCGCCGAGGCCCGCGCGCTGATCGACTGCACCGACGCCGAGTCACGAACCGGCATCCGCGACCGGGCGCTGTTGCGCGTGCTCATCAAGGGCTGCCTGCGGCGTGGTGAAGCCGTCGCCCTCGACTTTGAGCACGTCCGCCGCGTGGGAGGCTACTGGACACTCACGATCCCCAGAGCGAAGGGAGGCGCCGACCAGCACATCAAGGCGACCGACGACGTGGTGGCGAGCGTGGCCGCCGTCGCCGAGCTGTACGGCGAGGAGACCGGCCCGGTGTTCCGTACGCTCCTGACGGGGAGGCCGCCGGGGGCACGGCTCGGGGGGCAGGCTGTGTACAAGATCGTGATGCAGGCGGCAGAGCGTGCGGGGCTGCCCCCGATCACGCCGCACGTCCTGCGTCACACCGGCTGCACGCTGGCCCTGGAGGCGGGGGCGACGCTCCAGCAGGTGCAGGCGCACGCGCGCCACAAGAACATCGGGACGACGATGCTCTACCTTCACCAGAGAGATCGGCTGGCTAACTGTGCAGCCGACTTCATCTCTGTGCAGTATCCCCTCGGCCACGATGACTCTTGATGAACGGGCTAGGCTCTTGGACCGAGCGTTGGCTGAACTCGACGCGGCGTGTGAGTTGGAGGCAACGGGAATGCGTCTCTTGGAAGATGCCATCTTCGGCCCGCTTGACGCCCAACCGCACGACTTTGTGAGCCAACTCCACCGCTGGCGGTTTCAGGAGAAAGAGCAGCTCTGGCGTGGTTTCACCTTCCTGTATCTGAGTTCCTTGACCGCAGTAGTTGATAGGGTAAAGGCAGGTAGGGACGGTTCAGGCTCGTCCCCCATTCCGTCCCTGTTTCGGTTGCGTAAAGAAGAGGGCAAGCTGGTTAGGTATCTGAATGATAGATTCTTTGACAGCAATGAGCATAATTGGTTAGTAGCTTTAAGGAATGTGTGTACTCACACAGCTTTAGCACCGCTAGAGATCAGTGTAGACTCGGGGGAAGAAAAGGGCCGGGCTTGGGTGTCACGTGCCTTTCTGCTTGCAGGCCCGGATATGAAGAAGACGGCTGTTGAAGTAGTTAACCGTATGCCCGAAAAGGTGGACGCCGCACACCTTTTTAGAGAACAGCATAATCGAGTTGTTGAACTTAGGACATGGATAAAGTCTAAATTAATCGATATGTATTAGGATGAAGTAAAATACATAGATGATTACAGGATAAAAAAGAGCGAGGAAAGCCGGGGTCTGCTGATCAAGTGGCTCTGGGCGGAAGTGAATGCCGAGCCTTCTCGCCGTGGTATGATCCCGCATCTCCTAGGCGCGGGCCTCCCGCCATCGAGCCAGCGGAGTTTGCGTCACCTCGAAGCCGATCATGTTCAGTGGCGCCGGGCTGCGCTCGCAGAACTCGACAGGGTGGCCGACTTGCCAACTGAACTCTCAGAAGCGATTCGTGCCGAACTGGACCGACTCGAATCCCACGGCGAGTAGAGTCTCACGTCAGTCTCAGTCTCACAGTCTCACGGGGTCAACTCTGCGGAACGCACATTGGCGCGGAGTCTCCTTTCGGAGCGAATGTTGTACCTGACCTCCCCATGTCTGGTGTCCTGTAACGGGATAAGGCGAATGTGACGAATCCATCAGGGCCCACTGCCCCTGTCTTCAAGAATCTTGAAGGCAGGGGTTTTGTCGTTCAGGCCGAGCGGGGAACTGGCCGTCGCTCCCCGTGTGCTGGCCCTCCTGAGATTCCCAGGCAGACCAAAATGAGCGCTCCCATCGATCCCCGCGTCGGCATCGGGCACGTCCACCTGAAAGTGGCCCACCTGGACCGCGCGCTGGCCTTCTACCACGGCGTGCTCGGCTTCGAGGTGATGCAGCGGATGGGCGACCAGGCGGCGTTCCTGAGCGCGGGCGGCTACCACCACCACATCGGACTCAACACGTGGCAGAGCCGCGGCGGCGGCCCACCCGCGCCCGGCACGACGGGCCTGTTCCACGTCGCGATTCGCTACCCCGACCGCGCCACGCTCGCCGATGCCCTCCGGCGGCTGGTGGACGCGGGCGTCCCACTCGACGGCGCGGCCGACCACGGCGTCAGCGAGGCGCTCTACCTGCGCGACCCGGATGGCAACGGCGTCGAACTGATGTGGGATCGACCCCGGGAGGCCTGGCCTCGTCGGCCGGACGGCACGCTCGCGATGGTCACCGAGGCGCTCGACCTCGGCGCGCTCCTCGCCGAGGCCAGCGGTCCTGCTCGCGGTGCAGGCTGACGCCTGGTTTCGAGCGGTCTCCGAGACGGACGCGCGGCGGGCGACGGTATGTTGCGGGCCCCTCTCCGCCTCGTCGCCCATGGCCTCCCTCTCCGCCCTTGTCCGCCGCTCTCCCCTCGCCGACTTCCTGAGCCGCTCCGACGCCTCTGTCGGCATGCAGGTCGCGGGCATCGTCGGGTTCGCCGCGCTGGCGGCGCTCGGCGCGCACGCGAAGGTGTACCTGTGGGAAGTCCCGATCACGCTCCAGACGGTGGCCGTCTACGGCGCCGGGCTGGTCCTGGGCGGGCGCAACGGCTTCCTGGCGATGGCGCTCTACCTCGCGGCCGGGCTCGTGCTGCCGGTGTTCGCGGGCGGCGCGTCCGGGCTGGGCTACCTGATGGGCTCGGCGTCGGCGGGCTACCTGCTGGCCTACCCGGTCGTGGCGCTGCTGATCGGGCGGCTGACCGACGAGCGGCGCGGCTTCCTCGCCTCGGCTGCCGGGATGACGCTGGGCGTGGTGCTGCTGTTCACCGTCGGCGTCATCTGGCTGCACGTAGCTGCTGGGCACGAGACGTGGGGCGAGTCGATCCTGAAGGGCGCGCTGCTGTTCATCGTCTGGGACCTCGCGAAGGTCTGGCTCGTCGCGGGTGGATACGCGGGACTCCGTCGCATCGCGTGACGACCGCGCGTCGGACGACCCGCACACCGGTCCTCGACGACCGCTTCGCCGTCTCCCTCCGCGGCCTCGACGTGGACGCGGAGACGCGGTGCGTGCACTACCACGGGCCGACGGACGTGGTCGCGCTCCGCTTCGCCTGCTGCGACACGTTCGCGCCGTGCCACCGCTGCCACGACGCGACAGCGGACCACCCGGCCGAGGTCTGGCCCCGCGCCCGGTTCGACGAGCCGTCCGTCCTCTGCGGCGTCTGCCGGGCGACGATGACATGGCCTGCGTACCGCGCCGCCGATCACGCCTGCCCGGTCTGCAAGGCCGCGTTCAACCCGGGCTGCTCGGCCCACGCTCACCACTACGCCGAGGCGGGGTGACTCCCCTTGCTGGGGCGGCTGAGACGTCACATCGGGGAAAAGCTGGGGAGGGCGTCGGGTAGGGGCTGGAGCTCATTCGAGGGCGGATCAGAGGGTGGATCAGGGGGTAGGTCGGGCGACATGACATGGCCTGATCCGTCTATGACTTCGTTCCAGCGAGAGGCCCTGCTCCGGGCCCGGCCGCGTCTCTTCGGCGAGGTCTCACCGGAGCTTCGGTGGTCGGTGGCGATTCCCGCCCGCAACGAGGCCGAGCGCCTCGCGAAGACCGTGGACGCGCTCGGCGCGCAGCGCGTCGCGGGCGTCTCGCCGTTCGCCGACGGACGCGCGGAG from Rubrivirga sp. SAORIC476 encodes the following:
- a CDS encoding CHY zinc finger protein; this encodes MTTARRTTRTPVLDDRFAVSLRGLDVDAETRCVHYHGPTDVVALRFACCDTFAPCHRCHDATADHPAEVWPRARFDEPSVLCGVCRATMTWPAYRAADHACPVCKAAFNPGCSAHAHHYAEAG
- a CDS encoding tyrosine-type recombinase/integrase, giving the protein MSPAPGRGEDLLRQFLLRYDRETTQTTYRSALTRFFGTDLVTLDTARRVTSVDVNRYIEALEEHGLALSSIRGTLSVLRSFYGWLAAQGLVQRNPADRMLVRRIPRTDWRERPIHVLTLAEARALIDCTDAESRTGIRDRALLRVLIKGCLRRGEAVALDFEHVRRVGGYWTLTIPRAKGGADQHIKATDDVVASVAAVAELYGEETGPVFRTLLTGRPPGARLGGQAVYKIVMQAAERAGLPPITPHVLRHTGCTLALEAGATLQQVQAHARHKNIGTTMLYLHQRDRLANCAADFISVQYPLGHDDS
- a CDS encoding biotin transporter BioY, which translates into the protein MASLSALVRRSPLADFLSRSDASVGMQVAGIVGFAALAALGAHAKVYLWEVPITLQTVAVYGAGLVLGGRNGFLAMALYLAAGLVLPVFAGGASGLGYLMGSASAGYLLAYPVVALLIGRLTDERRGFLASAAGMTLGVVLLFTVGVIWLHVAAGHETWGESILKGALLFIVWDLAKVWLVAGGYAGLRRIA
- a CDS encoding VOC family protein, translated to MSAPIDPRVGIGHVHLKVAHLDRALAFYHGVLGFEVMQRMGDQAAFLSAGGYHHHIGLNTWQSRGGGPPAPGTTGLFHVAIRYPDRATLADALRRLVDAGVPLDGAADHGVSEALYLRDPDGNGVELMWDRPREAWPRRPDGTLAMVTEALDLGALLAEASGPARGAG